Proteins from one Shumkonia mesophila genomic window:
- a CDS encoding AAA family ATPase — MDVRVLGWRYENIRGDLRDIEIDLALTPNRWTLIQMPNGTGKTTTMSLFRAIFAGEALTPQAVRNFRAADNADTGLFEVRLTVDGRPFRLQLKLDYRDGSHSYWTARSEVRSGGLDEGLSLPTELRRLLTPEFSRLFIFDGELAKEIRTVGKERAADAIRTLYGLDRLADLSRQIDRLVGETQQRAAAVSTASELKGVRRWRNAYDAAVANKERLTQQHLDFQKQHRDLEARGSSLTAQISGRIQQDETLKKRKQQLDEERERIDRAIFELTAQGMSVLRAPAKLHPRILDRLRGLGGRLTHLKLPKTISAEFFKELAEQTECVCGRSITPPVKQAILDRADSYLAEDQILVINKMKLALRESSADVTQINAVATALTARQRELRQNKMALDQLELDRIEAGDTEVERLRNEVRRVETDLEKIDAALERLTTRDTSRQRALGVTAESNLPLCEIELKRCREKHATATKTRRFVMQSECMKEILSSITVEALDKLRERVRLSTNEKLAQLVPSEKLRIAKIGGALELESGGIASKPGVSEGQSLAVAYAFLTSLLTDATYKLPFIVDSPAVSLDTKVRREVGDLIPDLFDQMIIFVISSEREGFADAFYDREGVKYLTVWRDGHSGTEVREGLPFFRTFHQLEAVQ, encoded by the coding sequence ATGGATGTCCGAGTCCTAGGCTGGCGCTATGAAAATATTCGCGGTGACCTGCGAGATATCGAAATCGACCTTGCATTAACGCCAAACCGTTGGACGCTTATTCAGATGCCTAACGGAACTGGCAAGACGACCACGATGTCACTTTTTCGGGCCATCTTCGCCGGCGAGGCCCTCACTCCACAGGCGGTCCGCAATTTTCGAGCGGCTGACAACGCCGATACTGGCCTATTTGAAGTCCGGCTTACGGTCGATGGCAGACCATTTAGGCTCCAGCTTAAGTTGGATTATCGCGACGGAAGCCACTCTTATTGGACAGCGCGGTCGGAGGTTCGCAGCGGTGGCCTCGATGAAGGGTTATCGCTCCCCACGGAATTACGTCGGTTGTTGACGCCCGAGTTCAGCCGGTTGTTCATCTTCGATGGCGAACTAGCCAAGGAAATTCGAACGGTTGGCAAGGAGCGAGCCGCCGACGCTATTCGTACACTGTACGGTCTTGATCGGCTAGCTGACCTTAGCCGGCAGATCGACCGCCTCGTAGGCGAGACACAGCAGCGGGCGGCCGCAGTGTCAACGGCTAGTGAGTTGAAAGGCGTACGCCGGTGGCGAAACGCATACGATGCTGCTGTCGCAAACAAGGAGAGGCTGACCCAACAGCACCTGGATTTCCAGAAGCAACACCGGGATCTTGAAGCGCGCGGATCAAGTCTCACCGCTCAAATAAGTGGCCGGATTCAACAAGACGAGACTTTGAAGAAGCGGAAGCAGCAGCTTGATGAGGAGCGGGAGAGAATCGATCGCGCAATTTTTGAGCTGACTGCACAGGGCATGAGTGTGCTTCGAGCGCCTGCGAAGCTCCATCCTCGCATCCTCGATCGCCTACGCGGGCTCGGCGGCAGGTTAACTCACCTCAAATTGCCAAAGACCATTTCCGCTGAGTTTTTTAAAGAATTAGCGGAACAGACAGAATGCGTGTGTGGTCGGTCAATCACCCCGCCGGTCAAACAGGCCATTCTTGATCGCGCTGATTCCTATCTTGCTGAAGACCAAATCTTAGTCATAAACAAGATGAAACTGGCGTTGCGGGAGAGCTCGGCCGACGTCACCCAAATCAACGCCGTAGCTACGGCTCTGACAGCACGACAGCGCGAGCTCCGTCAAAACAAAATGGCGCTAGACCAGCTCGAACTTGACCGCATAGAGGCGGGTGATACCGAGGTAGAGCGCCTGCGCAATGAAGTTCGCCGCGTTGAGACCGACCTTGAAAAAATTGACGCAGCACTTGAGCGGCTTACGACCCGCGATACATCGCGACAGCGGGCGCTCGGCGTGACCGCAGAAAGCAACTTACCCCTTTGCGAAATTGAGCTGAAGCGATGCCGGGAGAAGCATGCTACGGCCACCAAAACACGTCGATTTGTCATGCAGTCGGAATGCATGAAAGAGATCCTTTCATCCATTACAGTTGAGGCTCTCGATAAGCTTCGTGAAAGGGTTCGGCTCTCTACGAATGAAAAATTGGCTCAACTTGTACCAAGCGAGAAGCTTCGCATCGCCAAGATTGGGGGCGCGTTGGAGTTGGAGTCAGGTGGCATAGCTTCCAAACCAGGCGTAAGTGAAGGACAAAGCCTTGCTGTTGCTTATGCGTTCCTAACGTCCTTGCTGACTGACGCGACCTATAAGTTGCCTTTCATCGTCGACAGCCCGGCGGTTTCGTTAGATACAAAAGTGCGTCGTGAAGTAGGCGACCTTATTCCGGATCTTTTTGACCAGATGATTATATTCGTTATATCCAGCGAGCGGGAAGGCTTTGCGGACGCCTTTTATGATCGCGAGGGTGTGAAGTATCTGACCGTCTGGCGCGACGGTCACAGTGGG